A single region of the Psychrobacter alimentarius genome encodes:
- a CDS encoding NAD-glutamate dehydrogenase gives MPNSLSIAKERISQISDIATSYVQKDKSLFDHFVHSYYQPLHQEAAKTVSNADLAGMALHHFTLLKAYDGSKPQLTVINPKAEEQHFHSSHTVIQIVAYDRPFLVDTILMSLEAEGIDVHRTYNIIVSVQRDDDGQITHVEGAHESATSHLSLIHCEIAYQDNKDLAALQQMLLTKIDTLDTVVGDWKQMRSQLMNIKAELANKPLPEVFYSQQEIQAFLDWILDDHFIFLGYREYRLEGGQAIEVNSEPSDLDLFAIGNSGLGLLRGAEEDKLSESFSQLPKVLKQLLTEPRVLMLSKSSRVSPIHRSVYMDFLGIHKFDDNGKLVGEYRFVGLLTSQAYQLTVQQIPLLREKANKIMKMAELPRDGHAHHKLMHVINTLPRDDLFQAGVEELYPIVSGISQLQDKKSLRLFSRIDHYQRFVSCLVYIPRDKFNTELRIKVQNVLKEAYGGTSSGFTTEFNESAHARVHVHVRTVPGQVNDVNTEVLEAKLSALMQSWNDSYQKMLLDNVGEQQANALNRRFLNYIPAAYQERFDARTAVEDTKRLAGLTAEQPMIWHLYQSTGDASNQLHLKLYGREQPVILSKVLPILENFGVSVISAQTYEFDLPEQPIWMQEYELTLEHVDTVNMQVVRGQFEDSLKQIWAGQVESDSFNELVLITNLDTYDVVLLRALSRYMMQARAPFSSTYIQQTVVKNSDISVALSNLFDARMNPKYSNEARAEKTSQIQGKINAALADVDSLDEDRILRWYLDLINAMVRTNFYQTDANGQRKDRLSFKFLAADIPNLPKPKPMFEIFVYSPRVEAVHLRGGKVARGGLRWSDRMEDFRTEVLGLVKAQMVKNAVIVPVGSKGGFIVKTKTMADGREAFQAEGIACYQTFLRGMLDITDNIVDGHIVAPANTVRHDEDDPYLVVAADKGTATFSDIANALAAEYNFWLDDAFASGGSVGYDHKAMGITARGGWESVKRHFRMRGMDIQNRDDFTVIGIGDMSGDVFGNGMLLSTHTKLVAAFNHLHIFIDPNPDTAASYAERARLFELPRSSWEDYEQSLISQGGGIFSRQDKTIAISPEMKAIFDISEDSLTPNDLISALLRAPVDLIWNGGIGTYVKSANETHADVGDRANDALRINGNELRAAIVGEGGNLGFTQQGRIEYAQTGGRIYTDAIDNSGGVNCSDHEVNIKILLGKVVEQGDMTLKQRNELLESMTDTVAELVLRQNYLQPQAIELSQLQASANLSEHQRFIQMLEGEGRLDRAIEYLPSDEEIAKRQKADTGLTNPELAVIMAYGKMWVYDNLLLSDLPDDPYFINELRKYFPDELAERFFDEMTKHRLHREIISTYLTNSVVNRLGIEALFRLYEETDQSLATIIRGYAITRDVFNVSKAWKTLEDLDNQADAKLLLTLELRLRDALERGVVWFINAFGQDLQVTDMISRFSNSVEKLTKSGGFIEQQFAQYLEEDTTSLMQDDLSNSDATLFAMLPYHVDALDAALLAEQYGRPVDEIATLYFEAYQVLQLDWMMDNIADLPQQGYWDRRARHALVNELTRSLRLLMDAVLSKPDAKQAFGEWRSRHLDSLASIESEMNKLDSNEDSKVSLSTLSVLMSEISGLVSK, from the coding sequence ATGCCAAACTCTCTCAGTATCGCAAAAGAGCGCATCAGCCAGATAAGCGATATTGCTACCAGTTATGTACAAAAAGACAAATCATTATTCGACCATTTTGTTCATAGTTATTATCAGCCGTTGCATCAAGAAGCAGCGAAGACTGTTAGTAATGCTGATTTGGCCGGGATGGCACTGCATCACTTTACGCTACTCAAAGCCTATGATGGCAGCAAGCCGCAACTGACTGTAATCAATCCAAAGGCAGAAGAGCAGCATTTTCATAGCTCACACACGGTTATCCAAATTGTGGCTTATGACAGACCTTTCTTAGTCGACACTATCTTAATGAGCCTTGAAGCAGAAGGCATCGATGTTCATCGTACGTACAATATTATTGTTAGCGTGCAGCGTGATGACGATGGACAAATCACTCACGTTGAAGGCGCGCATGAAAGTGCGACTTCTCATTTGTCTTTGATTCACTGTGAAATTGCTTATCAAGACAACAAAGATTTGGCCGCACTACAGCAAATGCTGCTGACCAAAATTGATACTTTGGATACTGTCGTCGGCGATTGGAAACAAATGCGTTCGCAGCTGATGAATATCAAGGCTGAATTGGCCAACAAACCGTTGCCAGAAGTCTTTTATTCGCAGCAAGAGATACAAGCATTTTTAGATTGGATCTTGGACGATCATTTCATATTCTTAGGTTACCGTGAATACCGTTTAGAAGGTGGCCAAGCGATCGAAGTCAATTCAGAACCGAGTGACTTAGATTTGTTTGCAATCGGCAATAGCGGTCTTGGGTTATTACGCGGGGCTGAAGAAGACAAGTTGTCAGAAAGCTTTAGCCAACTGCCTAAAGTATTAAAGCAGCTACTGACGGAACCACGTGTCTTGATGTTGTCTAAATCAAGCCGTGTATCGCCTATACACCGTTCTGTATATATGGATTTTTTGGGTATTCATAAGTTTGATGACAATGGCAAGCTGGTTGGTGAATATCGTTTTGTGGGTTTGTTGACGTCACAAGCCTATCAACTTACCGTACAGCAAATACCGCTACTACGTGAAAAAGCCAACAAGATCATGAAGATGGCAGAATTGCCACGTGATGGACATGCACACCATAAACTGATGCACGTTATCAATACCTTGCCTCGTGATGACTTGTTTCAGGCTGGCGTTGAAGAGCTGTATCCGATTGTGTCTGGTATCAGTCAATTACAAGACAAAAAGAGTCTGCGCCTGTTCAGCCGCATCGATCATTATCAGCGCTTTGTCTCATGCTTGGTCTACATCCCACGTGATAAGTTCAACACTGAGCTGCGTATCAAAGTACAAAACGTCTTGAAAGAAGCTTACGGCGGCACATCATCGGGCTTTACCACTGAGTTCAATGAGTCTGCGCATGCCCGCGTTCATGTACACGTTCGTACCGTACCCGGTCAGGTAAATGACGTCAATACTGAAGTGCTTGAAGCCAAGCTATCTGCATTGATGCAATCATGGAATGACAGCTATCAAAAAATGCTGCTTGATAATGTGGGCGAGCAGCAAGCCAACGCGTTGAACCGTCGCTTCTTAAACTACATACCAGCGGCTTATCAAGAGCGTTTTGATGCCCGTACTGCCGTTGAGGATACCAAACGCTTGGCAGGATTGACAGCAGAGCAGCCAATGATCTGGCATCTCTACCAATCAACAGGCGACGCAAGCAACCAGTTGCATCTAAAGCTGTATGGTCGTGAGCAACCTGTCATTTTGTCAAAAGTATTACCAATTCTTGAAAACTTCGGTGTGTCCGTCATTTCAGCACAGACTTATGAATTTGACTTACCAGAGCAGCCTATTTGGATGCAAGAATACGAGTTGACACTAGAGCACGTTGATACCGTCAACATGCAAGTAGTACGCGGTCAATTTGAAGACAGTCTCAAGCAGATTTGGGCAGGACAGGTCGAAAGCGATTCGTTTAACGAGTTGGTACTAATTACCAATCTTGATACTTATGATGTGGTCTTGTTACGTGCCTTGTCGCGTTACATGATGCAAGCACGCGCACCATTCTCTAGTACTTATATTCAGCAAACGGTTGTCAAAAATAGCGACATTAGCGTGGCATTGAGCAATCTGTTTGATGCTCGTATGAATCCTAAGTATAGCAATGAGGCACGTGCAGAGAAAACCTCTCAGATTCAAGGAAAAATCAATGCAGCGCTTGCCGATGTCGATAGCTTAGATGAAGATCGCATCTTACGTTGGTACTTAGACTTAATCAATGCGATGGTACGTACCAACTTCTATCAAACAGATGCGAATGGTCAGCGCAAAGATCGTCTGTCGTTTAAGTTCTTGGCAGCAGACATTCCAAACTTGCCTAAACCAAAGCCAATGTTTGAGATATTCGTTTACTCACCACGTGTTGAAGCGGTGCATTTACGCGGCGGAAAAGTGGCTCGCGGTGGTTTACGCTGGTCCGATCGTATGGAAGACTTCCGTACCGAAGTACTGGGTCTGGTCAAAGCACAGATGGTTAAAAACGCAGTCATTGTGCCTGTTGGCTCAAAAGGCGGCTTTATTGTCAAAACCAAAACCATGGCAGATGGCCGTGAAGCGTTTCAAGCTGAAGGTATTGCCTGCTATCAGACGTTTTTACGCGGTATGCTCGATATCACAGACAACATCGTCGATGGGCACATTGTCGCGCCAGCCAACACCGTGCGTCATGATGAAGATGACCCGTATCTGGTCGTTGCTGCGGATAAAGGGACAGCAACTTTCTCAGACATCGCTAATGCGTTGGCTGCTGAATATAACTTCTGGCTTGATGATGCCTTTGCTTCTGGTGGTTCAGTAGGCTATGACCATAAAGCGATGGGTATCACTGCTCGCGGTGGTTGGGAGTCGGTCAAGCGCCACTTCCGTATGCGCGGTATGGACATTCAGAATCGTGATGACTTTACCGTGATTGGTATCGGTGATATGAGTGGCGACGTATTTGGTAATGGTATGCTATTGTCAACTCATACGAAGTTGGTGGCAGCATTTAACCACTTGCATATCTTTATTGATCCGAATCCAGACACAGCCGCTTCTTACGCAGAACGTGCCCGTCTGTTTGAGTTGCCACGCTCGTCGTGGGAAGATTATGAGCAATCATTAATCAGTCAAGGCGGTGGTATATTCTCACGTCAAGACAAAACCATCGCTATCAGTCCAGAGATGAAAGCTATTTTTGACATCAGTGAGGACAGCCTAACGCCTAATGATTTGATCAGTGCATTACTACGAGCACCCGTTGATCTGATTTGGAACGGTGGTATCGGTACTTATGTTAAAAGCGCTAATGAAACGCATGCGGATGTTGGTGACCGTGCCAATGATGCGCTGCGTATCAATGGTAACGAGCTACGTGCTGCCATCGTTGGTGAAGGTGGCAACCTAGGTTTTACTCAGCAAGGGCGTATCGAATACGCACAAACAGGTGGCCGCATTTATACCGATGCGATTGATAACTCAGGCGGTGTAAACTGCTCGGATCACGAAGTCAATATCAAAATCTTGCTCGGTAAAGTGGTTGAGCAAGGCGATATGACGTTGAAGCAACGTAATGAGCTGTTAGAAAGCATGACAGATACCGTGGCAGAGCTGGTATTGCGCCAAAATTATTTGCAGCCGCAAGCGATTGAGCTAAGTCAGCTTCAAGCCTCGGCAAACTTAAGCGAACATCAACGCTTCATTCAGATGTTAGAGGGTGAAGGTCGTCTGGATCGTGCTATCGAATATTTGCCATCGGATGAAGAAATTGCTAAGCGTCAAAAAGCAGATACTGGCCTAACCAATCCTGAGTTGGCGGTCATCATGGCTTATGGCAAAATGTGGGTTTATGACAACTTGTTATTGTCTGATTTGCCAGATGACCCGTACTTCATCAATGAGCTACGCAAGTACTTCCCTGATGAATTGGCAGAACGCTTCTTTGATGAGATGACGAAGCATCGCTTGCATCGTGAGATTATTAGTACTTATTTGACGAATAGTGTCGTCAACCGTTTGGGTATTGAAGCCTTGTTCCGTCTTTATGAGGAAACAGATCAGTCACTGGCCACCATTATTCGTGGTTATGCGATCACTCGTGATGTCTTTAATGTGTCTAAAGCATGGAAAACGCTTGAAGATCTAGACAATCAAGCGGATGCTAAATTGCTACTCACCCTTGAGCTGCGTCTGCGTGATGCGCTTGAACGCGGCGTGGTGTGGTTTATCAATGCCTTTGGTCAAGATTTGCAAGTCACAGACATGATTAGCCGCTTTAGTAATAGTGTAGAAAAACTCACCAAATCAGGTGGCTTCATTGAGCAGCAATTTGCCCAGTATCTAGAAGAAGATACCACAAGCTTGATGCAGGATGATCTATCCAATAGCGATGCCACCTTGTTTGCCATGCTGCCATATCATGTTGATGCACTGGATGCCGCACTTTTGGCTGAACAATATGGTCGCCCTGTTGATGAGATTGCCACATTATACTTCGAAGCCTATCAAGTGTTGCAACTCGATTGGATGATGGACAACATCGCTGACTTACCGCAGCAAGGTTATTGGGATCGCCGTGCCCGCCATGCACTAGTGAATGAGCTGACACGTAGCTTACGCTTACTGATGGATGCGGTATTGTCAAAACCAGATGCTAAGCAAGCGTTTGGTGAGTGGCGCTCACGTCATTTAGATAGCTTAGCGTCTATAGAGTCAGAGATGAACAAGCTTGATAGTAATGAAGACAGCAAAGTCAGTCTATCGACGCTTTCTGTACTCATGAGCGAGATTAGTGGTTTAGTGAGCAAATAA
- the purD gene encoding phosphoribosylamine--glycine ligase, which yields MNILVIGSGGREHALAWQCAKDENVENIYVAPGNAGTALELKCQNVVLASTDANDHSAVIEFCQNNAIDMVIVGPEAPLVTGIVDACREAGIKAWGPTAYCAQLEGSKTFAKEFMEKNNIPTAAYQGFTDATAAKAYIDEQGAPIVIKADGLAAGKGVIVAETIEQAHEAIDDMLADNKFGDAGSRVVIEQFLQGEEASFICMIDGDNILPMATSQDHKRAFEGDTGPNTGGMGAYSPAPVVTQEVHDKVMKQVIQPVVDAMKDAGHPYTGFLYAGLMIDQSGDPYVIEFNCRFGDPETQPILMRLKSSMVNLVAQGLEGQLPNEAKWDTRPALGIVVASKGYPETSSKGDLIAGLPELNTEDDNTVKVFHAGTAFSNSDEAAAKKEVLTNGGRVLCVTALADTISDAQQAALAVTGAISFDGAQYRRDIGHHAITRENA from the coding sequence ATGAATATTTTGGTGATCGGTTCAGGTGGTCGTGAACACGCACTAGCATGGCAGTGTGCCAAAGATGAGAACGTAGAAAATATCTACGTCGCACCTGGTAATGCGGGTACTGCGCTTGAACTTAAATGCCAAAACGTTGTCTTAGCATCTACTGACGCTAATGATCATAGTGCCGTTATAGAGTTTTGCCAAAATAATGCCATTGATATGGTCATCGTTGGACCAGAAGCACCTTTGGTCACAGGCATCGTCGATGCTTGCCGTGAAGCAGGTATCAAAGCTTGGGGGCCGACGGCATATTGTGCTCAGCTAGAAGGGTCAAAAACTTTTGCCAAAGAGTTTATGGAAAAGAACAACATTCCTACCGCGGCCTATCAAGGGTTTACCGATGCTACCGCTGCCAAAGCTTATATCGATGAGCAAGGCGCACCAATCGTTATCAAAGCGGATGGACTAGCGGCTGGTAAAGGCGTCATCGTTGCAGAAACGATTGAACAAGCTCATGAAGCCATTGACGATATGCTCGCAGACAATAAATTTGGCGATGCTGGCAGTCGCGTGGTTATTGAGCAGTTTTTACAAGGTGAAGAAGCCAGCTTTATTTGTATGATAGATGGTGATAATATTTTGCCAATGGCAACCAGTCAAGATCACAAACGTGCTTTTGAAGGAGATACAGGGCCGAACACAGGTGGTATGGGTGCTTATTCTCCTGCACCAGTTGTAACGCAAGAAGTTCACGATAAGGTAATGAAACAAGTTATCCAACCTGTCGTTGATGCGATGAAAGATGCAGGTCATCCTTATACTGGTTTTTTGTATGCTGGCCTCATGATTGATCAGTCAGGCGATCCTTATGTCATAGAATTTAACTGCCGTTTTGGTGATCCAGAAACACAGCCAATCTTAATGCGTCTGAAATCTTCGATGGTAAATTTGGTCGCACAAGGGTTAGAAGGTCAATTACCAAATGAAGCAAAATGGGATACACGCCCTGCCCTAGGTATCGTTGTTGCCTCAAAAGGATATCCTGAAACATCATCAAAGGGTGACTTGATTGCTGGCTTGCCAGAACTGAACACCGAAGACGACAATACTGTTAAAGTCTTCCATGCTGGCACTGCGTTTTCTAATAGCGATGAAGCAGCTGCTAAGAAAGAAGTGTTAACCAATGGCGGACGTGTACTATGTGTGACCGCATTGGCTGATACTATTTCTGATGCTCAACAAGCTGCACTGGCAGTCACAGGTGCGATTAGTTTTGATGGTGCACAATATCGCCGTGACATTGGTCATCATGCCATTACTCGTGAAAACGCTTAA
- a CDS encoding ABC1 kinase family protein, translating to MSNDTSKPFSNKQSIDNLKTSGFERRMSIAKTSLNIGRRWAGNSVSGMFLNKEARTARNQAFMETQANYLAAELGKLKGSVVKIGQMLAIYGEHILPPEITRALQTLNDDTATLSWPTIELTLRDLLGERLNELDIDPVPIGTASLAQVHRATVIATGEQVVLKIQYPGVADAINSDLALFKRLLKVSNIVPQTRSLDAWFEEIRDLLHHEVDYEAEAVTTERFYDRLSNDPRYVVPKINREYSKKRLLCMSYEPGVSVVSDVLQQLSHERRSAIGQAAIEIMMQEIFVWGEMQTDPNFGNYLVRVSTNEGEPDKLVLLDFGAIRQFDENLLTIAHGLLKAGYHHDHDAMVLAMTGYDFFDSMSNKVRSDVASLFLLATEPFSNPATNPDIPSDRLDEKGRYIWANSKLHSRLSTAATRAMQSFEFNLPPKEFMFISRKFIGAYTLLTVLNSYTDSNKLVRPYL from the coding sequence ATGTCAAATGATACGTCTAAACCTTTTAGCAATAAACAATCAATCGATAACTTAAAAACCTCAGGATTTGAGCGTCGGATGTCGATTGCCAAAACTTCCTTAAATATTGGTCGTCGATGGGCGGGTAATAGTGTGTCTGGCATGTTTTTAAATAAAGAAGCCCGTACAGCGCGTAACCAAGCATTTATGGAAACGCAGGCGAACTATTTGGCAGCTGAACTGGGTAAGTTGAAAGGCTCTGTTGTTAAAATAGGTCAAATGCTTGCCATTTATGGAGAGCATATTCTACCGCCTGAGATTACACGTGCTCTGCAAACGTTAAATGATGATACAGCGACATTGTCATGGCCAACGATTGAGCTTACGTTACGTGATTTGTTGGGTGAAAGATTAAATGAGCTTGATATTGACCCTGTACCGATTGGTACTGCTTCCCTCGCCCAAGTCCATCGCGCTACTGTCATTGCTACAGGGGAGCAAGTCGTATTAAAGATTCAATATCCTGGTGTGGCAGATGCTATCAATTCAGATCTTGCTTTATTCAAACGACTGTTAAAAGTAAGCAATATCGTCCCGCAGACTCGCTCACTAGATGCTTGGTTTGAAGAAATACGCGACTTATTACATCATGAAGTGGATTACGAAGCAGAAGCCGTAACGACTGAGCGTTTTTACGATCGTTTAAGCAATGATCCGCGCTACGTTGTTCCAAAGATTAATCGTGAATACTCAAAAAAACGCTTGTTGTGCATGTCTTATGAGCCAGGTGTTTCAGTTGTATCTGACGTTTTGCAGCAATTGTCGCATGAACGTCGTAGTGCTATTGGTCAGGCTGCCATTGAAATTATGATGCAAGAAATTTTTGTTTGGGGAGAGATGCAAACAGACCCAAATTTTGGTAACTATTTGGTTCGGGTCAGTACTAATGAAGGAGAGCCTGATAAATTAGTACTATTAGATTTTGGCGCTATTCGTCAGTTTGATGAGAATTTATTGACCATTGCTCATGGATTATTAAAAGCTGGTTATCATCATGATCATGATGCCATGGTACTAGCAATGACGGGATACGATTTTTTCGATAGTATGAGTAATAAGGTACGCTCTGATGTTGCCTCTTTATTTTTACTTGCGACAGAACCTTTTAGTAATCCTGCAACAAATCCTGATATTCCTAGTGATCGTTTAGATGAGAAAGGCCGTTATATTTGGGCAAATAGTAAGCTGCATTCTCGCCTATCAACCGCTGCTACGCGTGCGATGCAATCTTTTGAATTTAATCTTCCTCCGAAAGAGTTTATGTTCATTAGTCGGAAATTTATTGGCGCCTATACTTTATTGACAGTGTTAAACTCTTATACTGACTCTAATAAATTGGTGAGACCTTATTTATAA
- a CDS encoding SAM-dependent methyltransferase: MTDNIELTHGQSRAFQPEKLSPPRNFIIPNIVIENKDNLPLLLEIGAGKGKHALGFVSQNPDKHLVAIERTRNKFDAFAKLTALQNAPNLDAIHADAIAWIVHAIAPSSVAKIFILYPNPEQHNPNQQWLNMPFFEFLLSRLRDDGEVVLVTNIESYMDNAAQRATEIWRLPNKRYQVPIDSQRTHFEVKYLARGETCWELSMRKPQGYKTRFDNWQADCRGIKK; this comes from the coding sequence ATGACTGATAATATCGAGCTTACGCATGGCCAATCACGCGCATTTCAACCAGAAAAGCTCTCACCACCCCGCAATTTTATCATTCCAAATATAGTTATAGAAAATAAAGACAATTTGCCCTTGCTATTAGAGATTGGCGCAGGGAAGGGCAAGCATGCTTTGGGCTTTGTATCACAAAACCCTGATAAGCACTTGGTTGCGATTGAGCGCACACGCAACAAATTTGACGCCTTCGCTAAACTAACAGCATTGCAAAATGCCCCGAATCTAGATGCCATACATGCTGATGCGATTGCTTGGATTGTTCATGCCATCGCACCGAGTAGTGTAGCAAAAATCTTTATTCTCTATCCCAATCCTGAACAGCATAATCCCAATCAGCAGTGGCTGAACATGCCTTTTTTTGAGTTTTTATTGTCACGTTTACGAGATGATGGGGAAGTAGTGTTAGTGACCAATATCGAGTCATATATGGACAATGCTGCGCAACGAGCAACTGAGATTTGGCGCTTACCAAATAAGCGTTATCAAGTCCCCATAGACAGTCAACGCACGCATTTTGAAGTCAAGTATTTGGCAAGGGGTGAGACTTGTTGGGAGCTTAGCATGCGTAAGCCACAAGGTTATAAAACCAGATTTGATAATTGGCAAGCGGATTGTAGAGGCATTAAAAAATAG
- a CDS encoding DNA gyrase inhibitor YacG: MSDSTPNTSPKTYPCPRCGTQTAWQDNKYKPFCSSRCKLIDLGAWANEDYTLPAETTPFSDEL, encoded by the coding sequence ATGTCTGATTCTACTCCCAATACTTCACCCAAGACCTATCCTTGCCCACGCTGTGGCACTCAGACGGCATGGCAAGACAATAAATATAAGCCGTTTTGTAGTAGTCGATGCAAGCTCATTGACTTAGGCGCTTGGGCAAATGAAGACTATACTTTACCCGCTGAAACGACGCCGTTCTCTGACGAATTATAA
- a CDS encoding aspartate aminotransferase family protein, with protein MPATYLMPTYNRQPISFTRGSGSWLYTKDDTPYLDALTGIAVCGLGHCHPQVTDAIQQQAATLVHTSNLFGIDWQERAGEILCTAAQMDSVFFANSGAEANEAALKLARLYAHKQGFKRPKVIVMEQSFHGRTLLSLSATANPKAREGFYTLDEDFIRVPFGDINAIKQAAQDHDDICAIFVEPIQGEGGLNTAANGFAYLEELQAECEAHNWLFMLDEVQTGNGRTGKYFAYQHSNARPDVLTTAKGLGNGFPVGACMVRGRANGLFGAGSHGSTYGGTPLASRVVHSVYEVLANSDIMENAVKEGLFIRETVVDALGQHGVNSRGAGMMIGISMPDNMDCSQLVDRARDEQKMIINVTGGHVIRLLPPLNMNRDESTQVAERLIKLLKPSF; from the coding sequence ATGCCTGCAACTTACCTGATGCCCACTTATAACCGTCAACCAATCAGCTTTACTCGCGGTTCAGGCAGTTGGCTATATACCAAAGATGATACCCCTTATCTAGATGCACTGACGGGCATTGCTGTATGCGGATTGGGTCATTGCCATCCGCAGGTGACTGATGCTATCCAACAACAAGCTGCCACCTTAGTACATACTAGCAACTTATTTGGCATCGATTGGCAGGAGCGTGCAGGCGAGATCCTATGTACTGCTGCTCAAATGGACAGCGTCTTCTTTGCCAACAGCGGCGCTGAAGCAAATGAAGCTGCCTTAAAACTTGCTCGTTTATATGCACACAAGCAAGGCTTTAAACGTCCTAAAGTCATCGTTATGGAGCAGTCATTCCACGGTCGTACCCTATTGTCATTGTCAGCCACAGCCAATCCAAAAGCACGTGAAGGTTTTTATACGCTAGATGAAGACTTTATTCGTGTGCCATTTGGAGACATTAATGCGATTAAACAAGCAGCCCAAGACCATGATGATATCTGTGCCATCTTTGTAGAGCCGATTCAAGGCGAAGGTGGTCTTAATACAGCTGCCAATGGTTTTGCTTATCTTGAAGAGTTACAAGCAGAGTGTGAGGCACATAATTGGTTATTTATGCTGGATGAGGTTCAAACAGGCAATGGACGTACTGGCAAGTACTTTGCTTATCAACACAGTAATGCGCGTCCCGATGTATTAACCACAGCTAAAGGCTTAGGTAATGGGTTCCCAGTTGGTGCCTGTATGGTACGTGGCCGTGCTAATGGGTTGTTTGGTGCTGGTAGTCATGGGTCTACTTATGGTGGTACGCCACTGGCAAGTCGCGTTGTACACAGCGTCTATGAAGTCTTAGCAAACAGTGACATTATGGAAAATGCTGTCAAAGAGGGGCTATTTATTCGAGAGACTGTAGTCGATGCATTAGGTCAACATGGCGTGAATAGTCGCGGTGCTGGTATGATGATTGGTATTTCGATGCCCGACAATATGGACTGTAGCCAACTAGTGGATCGTGCACGTGATGAGCAAAAAATGATTATTAACGTTACTGGTGGTCATGTTATACGTTTATTACCGCCGCTCAATATGAATCGTGACGAGAGCACACAGGTGGCTGAACGTTTGATTAAACTGCTAAAGCCAAGTTTTTAA
- a CDS encoding LysR family transcriptional regulator: MLDNLRGMAVFASVVGHGSFSGSARELGITTSAVSQQIRSLENELGVILLHRSTRKLSLTEAGESFYEAAKDVVSAAEQGRIKVNQLRDELAGSLRVATTPELGVNHILPALSTWMAAHDDLSITYLADNHYIDMIDERIDIAIRMSPTINDSTLSSHPLTDVRQMLVASPQYLRQNTKLQTPKDLADHQLICIEIMKDANQIDLIQTETGKKTRTKLNSRIYTNNVFMATTLAKEGHGLVRMMEMDIKKELESGELVEVLTGYQLPSFVLYAVTLNRDQQPAKITRCLEVLKKYFHAN; this comes from the coding sequence ATGTTAGATAATTTACGCGGTATGGCTGTGTTCGCCAGTGTGGTTGGACATGGCTCTTTTAGTGGCTCAGCTCGTGAGCTTGGTATTACGACAAGTGCGGTCAGTCAACAGATCCGTTCATTAGAAAATGAGCTGGGTGTGATATTATTGCATCGCTCAACTCGTAAGCTGAGTTTAACAGAAGCGGGTGAGAGTTTTTATGAAGCGGCAAAAGACGTGGTCAGTGCGGCTGAACAAGGTAGAATTAAAGTCAATCAGTTGCGTGATGAGTTAGCGGGTAGTCTGCGTGTGGCAACCACGCCTGAACTTGGTGTTAATCATATTTTGCCTGCTCTATCTACGTGGATGGCTGCACATGATGATTTAAGCATCACATATCTGGCGGATAACCATTACATCGATATGATTGATGAGCGCATTGATATTGCCATTCGCATGAGTCCTACAATCAATGATTCTACATTGAGTAGTCATCCATTGACTGACGTGCGTCAAATGCTTGTTGCCTCTCCACAATATCTGCGTCAAAACACTAAGCTGCAAACCCCAAAAGACTTAGCTGATCATCAGCTGATTTGTATTGAAATCATGAAGGATGCCAATCAAATCGATCTGATTCAAACAGAGACTGGCAAAAAAACCCGTACAAAACTAAATTCACGCATTTATACCAATAATGTTTTCATGGCAACCACATTGGCCAAGGAAGGTCATGGCTTGGTTAGAATGATGGAAATGGATATTAAGAAAGAGCTAGAAAGTGGAGAGCTGGTCGAAGTTTTGACTGGTTATCAATTACCAAGCTTTGTACTCTATGCGGTTACCTTAAACCGTGATCAGCAACCTGCTAAAATCACTCGTTGTTTAGAAGTGTTAAAAAAGTATTTTCATGCAAATTAA